The Pseudomonas hefeiensis genomic sequence GAAATCGGCACCTTGGTCCCCAGTTGCTGGGCAAACAGCGAGACCCGGTACTCTTCCAGCCACCAGCGGTACAGCTCCAGTTGCGGGTCGCGCTTGCCTTCCTGGGTATGTTTGCTGGCGCGCGCTTGGTACTGGGCCCAGAGATTCGACAGTTCACCGCTCCAGACCCGGTCCTTCTGCACCTGGCTGCCGAGTTTCTCGAAGCGCTGCTCGATGGCCTTGAGGTAGCGTGGCAGTTCCTTGAGCCACTGATGCGGGGTTTCGCGCACAAAGCCCGGGTACACCAGATGGCTGAGCTGCTGCTTGATGTCGTTCAGGGCGACGGCCTGGGCCAGGTCGATCTTGCCCTTGAAGCGTTTCTGCAGGCCGTGCCAGAGCTTGAGGATGTCCAGGGTCAACTTCGCCAGGCGTTCGGCGTGTTCGGTCCAGCCGCCGCGTTTGCGCTCGGCCAGGGACGCCAGCGCGGCACCATCACGGGGCAGGCTCGGCTCGCCTTCCAGCACACAACTGTCGAGGCTGACCAGCAGGATGTCCTCCACCAGGCTGTCGATGCGTCCCAGTTCGCGATACAGCAGGCCCAGCTCCGTCAACCCGGGCAGTTTGCCGCGCAGGAACTTGGCCGATTCAGCCAATTGCTGCATCAGCAGCCGCTGCAAGGCGCGACGGTGCTGGAACTCGGCTTCAGCCGGGGTCGGGAAGCGGCCTTCCTTGACCACACCGCCCTCTTCCACCAGCGCCGGGTACACCGTCATCGACAGCCCGGCGATCTTCTGTTGGGTTTTCTCGGCCACCGGGGCGAAGATTTTCGCCTCCACCGGCGCCTGGCTTTTCGCCGTCTGCGGCACGGCCAAGGCGGCCTGGCTGGCTTCGGCAAACCGCGCCGTCAGTTCGGCCAGGTCACGGCCTTCGCCGAGAAACTTGCCCTGGCCGTCGACGATTTCCAGATTCATGCGCAGATGGCTTTCCACCTGCTGCGCCGCTTGCGCCCAGGCTTCGTCACTGACCCGCGCGCCGGTCATGCGCAGCAGTTCGCGGCCCAAAGACTGCGGCAACGAACCCTCAGCGAAGGTGATGCGTTGCAGCGCGGCCTTGACGAAATCCGGCACTGGCACGAAGTTTTTGCGCAAAGCCTTGGGCAGGTTACGCACCAGGGCGATGCATTTGGCTTCGATCATCCCCGGCACCAGCCATTCCAGACGCTCCGGCGGCAGCATGGGCAGCAGCGGTGCCGGCACGCGCAAGGTCACGCCGTCGCGGGGATGGTTGGGCTCGAAGTGGTAGCTCAGCGGCAAGGTCAGCTCACCGACGCGCAAGGTGTCGGGGTAGTACGCGGCAGTGACTTCACTGGCCTCGCGGGCCAGCACATCTTCTTCGCGCATGATCAGCAGTTGCGGGTCTTTCTGGCTGTTGATCCGGTACCAGCTGTCGAACGTCGCGGTCTGGTGGATCTCGGCCGGCAAGCGCGCATCGTAGAAGGCGAACAGGGTTTCTTCGTCTGCCAGAATGTCGCGACGCCGGGCCTTGGCCTCCAGTTCGTCGAGTTGCTCCAGCAGTTGGGTATTGGCGCTCAGGCATTTGGCCCTGGACTGGATCTCGCCGCGCACCAGCGCCTCGCGAATGAACAGTTCCCGCGACACCACCGGGTCCACCGGACCGTAATGCACCGGCCGGCGACCGACCACGATCAGCCCGAACAGGGTGATTTGTTCATACGCCACCACTTGCCCGCGCTTCTTCTCCCAATGGGGTTCGAAGTGGTTTTTCTTGATCAGGTGGCCGGCCAGCGGTTCGATCCAGTCCGGCTCGATCTTGGCCACCATGCGCGCGTACAGCTTGGTGGTTTCCACCAGTTCGGCGGTCATCAGCCATTGCGGACGCTTCTTGCCCAGGCCCGACGAGGGGTGAACCCAGAACCGTCGTTGACGGGCACCGAGGTAGTCGCCGTCTTCGGTTTTCTGGCCGATCTGGCTCAGCAGGCCGGAAAGCACCGCTTTGTGCAGTTTCGGGAAATCGGCCGGCTCTTTATTGAGGCTCAGCTGCATGTCGCGGCAGATCAGGCTCAACTGCCGATGGGAATCGCGCCACTCGCGCAGGCGCAGGTAGTTGAGGAAGTTCTTGCGACACCAGTTGCGCAGCGGGCTGGCGGTCAGGGCCTGGCGCTGCTCTTCGAAACCGCGCCACAGATTGACCAGCCCGGCGAAGTCCGAGTCGGGGTCTTTCCACTGGGCGTGGGCCTGGTCGGCGGCCTGTTGGCGCTCGGGTGGACGCTCGCGCGGGTCCTGGATCGACATGGCGCTGGCGACGATCAGCACTTCCTGCAAGCTGCCCAGCTTCGCCGCTTCCAGCAGCATACGGCCCATGCGCGGGTCCACTGGCAAGCGCGCCAACTGGCGGCCCAGCGGGGTCAACTGACTGTTGCGGTCCACCGCCGACAGCTCTTGCAGCAGGTTGAAACCGTCGCTGATGGCCTTGCCATCCGGCGGTTCGATGAACGGAAAATCGGTGATCTCCCCCAGGCGCAGATGCAGCATCTGCAAGATGACCGCCGCCAGGTTGGTGCGCAGAATCTCCGGATCGGTGAATTCCGGCCGGCCGAGGAAATCTTCCTCGCTGTACAACCGCACACAAATCCCCGGCTCGACCCGTCCGCAGCGGCCCTTGCGCTGGTTGGCGCTGGCCTGGGAAATAGCTTCGATGGGCAGGCGCTGGACCTTGGCGCGATAGCTGTAGCGACTGATGCGCGCGGTGCCGCTGTCAATCACATAGCGAATGCCCGGCACGGTGAGCGACGTTTCGGCGACGTTGGTCGCCAGCACCACGCGACGGCCCGGGTGGGACTGGAAGATCCGCTGCTGTTCGGCTGGCGACAGCCGCGCATACAACGGCAGGATTTCGGTGTGCTTGAGCTGGGCCTTGCGCAGCATTTCCGCGGCGTCGCGAATCTCCCGCTCGCCCGGCAGGAACACCAGCACGTCACCGGGGTTGCGGCGTTCGCTGCGCTCATAAGCGGCGATTTCATCCAGCGTGGCGAGGATCGCCTGGTCGACGGTCAAGTCGTCCTCAACCCGATTGCCCTCCTCGTCCTGCTCCAGGGTCAACGGGCGATACCAGGTGTCCACCGGGAAGGTGCGGCCCGAGACCTCCACGATCGGCGCATCATCGAAGTGCTTGGAAAAACGCTCCAGGTCGATGGTCGCCGAGGTGATGATGACTTTCAGGTCCGGGCGGCGCGGCAGTAGGGTCTTGAGGTAGCCGAGCAAAAAATCGATGTTCAGGCTGCGCTCATGGGCCTCGTCGACGATGATCGTGTCATAGCGTTCCAGGTAACGGTCGTTCTGGGTCTCGGCCAGCAGGATGCCGTCGGTCATCAACTTGATCAGGGTGTTGGCGTCGCTCTGATCCTCGAACCGCACCTGGTAACCCACCAGCGCGCCCAAGGGTGTGGCCAGTTCTTCGGCGACACGGCTTGCCACGCTGCGTGCGGCGATGCGGCGCGGCTGGGTATGGCCGATCAAACCGTGCTGGCCGCGACCGATCTCCAGGCAGATTTTCGGCAACTGCGTGGTTTTGCCCGAACCGGTTTCGCCGGCGATGATCAGCACCTGGTGCTTGAGCAACGCGTCCTTGATTTCGTCACGCTTGGCGGCGATCGGCAAGCTGTCGTCATAACGAATGACCGGCAGGCTGGCCTTGCGCGCCAACACCTGATCGCACGACGCTTGCATGCGCGTCACCCACTGGGCCAGCCTGGCCTCGTCGGGTTTCTTGCGCAGCTCGAGCAACTGACGCCGCAACCGGTTACGGTCGGCGAGCATGGCGTGGTCGAGGTTTTTCAGCAGCTTGTCGATAGCGGGGGCTTGGTCAGTCATCAGGTACGCAAGGGTCGTCGGTTTGAGCAGGGGGCGATTGTCGCAGATTTGCGCACATGTGGGAGCAAGGCTTGCCCGCGATGAAGTTGACGCGGTCTCCCAGGGACCGAGGCGACAGTATCGCGAGCAAAGCTTTGCTCCCACAGGTTTTTTGAGGGCGCTCTTACCGGGTTATTCGTTGTCCAGGTCTTTGCGCCGATACGGGAACACGTCGATCACCTTGCCCGCGCGAATCGCCTCTTGCAGGCTCTTCCAGTAATCGGCGTTGTACAACTCGCCGTGCAGTTGATCGAACAGCTTGCGTTGCCCCGCATCGGCGAACAGGAACGGTGGGAATTCTTCGGGAAAAACGTCCAGTGGCCCGATGGAATACCACGGCTCGGAGGCCATTTCGTCTTCCGGGGTCCGCGGCTGGGGGATGTGACGGAAGTTGGCTTCGGTGAGGAAGCAGATTTCGTCGTAGTCGTAGAACACCACGCGACCGTGGCGGGTCACGCCGAAGTTCTTGAGCAGCATATCGCCAGGGAAGATGTTGGCCGCCGCCAGTTGCTTGATCGCCAGACCATAGTCTTCCAGCGCCTCACGCACCTGGTCCTGGTTGGCGTTTTCCAGGTAGAGGTTCAACGGCGTCATGCGTCGCTCGGTCCAGCAGTGACGAATCAATACCGTGTCGCCTTCCACCGACACCGTGGACGGCGCCACGTCCAGCAGTTCCTCCAGGCACGCCGGTTCGAATTTGCTCAAGGGAAAACGGAAATCAGCGAACTCCTGGGTATCGGCCATGCGCCCGACCCGGTCGACGCTTTTCACCAGCCGGTACTTTTCGATCACGGTCGCGCGGTCGACGTTCTTCGACGGCGAGAAGCGGTCCTTGATGATCTTGAATACGGTGTTGAAGCCCGGCAGGGTGAATACGCTCATGACCATGCCGCGCACGCCAGGGGCCATGATGAACTGGTCGTCGGTGTTCGCCAGATGGTTGATCAGCGCCCGGTAGAACTCGGATTTGCCGTGCTTGTAGAAACCGATGGAGGTGTACAGCTCAGCGATGTGCTTGCCCGGCAGGATGCGCTTGAGAAAGCCGATGAATTCCGCCGGCACCGGCACGTCCACCATGAAGTACGAACGGGTGAACGAGAAAATGATCGACACCTGCGCCTCGTCGGTGATCAGCGCGTCGATCTGGATGCCCCGGCCTTCGCGGTGCAGCAGCGGGATGACCAATGGCCATTGGTCATCCTGGGTGTAGATCCGGCCCACCAGATAGGCGCCCTTGTTGCGATAGAGCACCGACGAAAACAATTCCACCGTCAGTTGTGGGTCCTTGCAGACCCAATCAGGCAGGTTCTCCCGCAACTGGGCTTCAAGGCGCTGCAAATCGCCCGGCAAGTCGGCGTAATCTTCGCTGAAACGGTAGTCGGCGAAGATGGCCGCCAGCATCCGGTCCAACTGGCCCTCTGGTTTGTAGATACGGGTCTGGGCGGCGCGAGCGCGGCGCAGACTGGGCCGGGTGGTATGGATGAACATGGTGCCGTCGCTGATCAGGTCATGACTGAACAACCCGCAGAAAATCGAGTTGTACCAGGTCTCGGACAGCTCATCGTCGAAACGCAGGTCGATCAGGCTGATGTAGGCGCTTTTGACCAGTGGCCAGCAACTGACATCCATCAGCGCCTCGGCTTCGAAGGCCTTGCGCAAATGGGCCACGGTTTCGAAGACTTTTTCTTCGTACAAATTGATCCGCGCCGCCGACGCCTCTTGCGCCTCCTGCCATCGGGCCTGCTCGAACCGGGCGCGGGCGCCATCGGTGATTTGCCGGAAATGCTCACGGTAATCGTCAAAGCCTTCGAGGATCGAACGGGCGATATCGGCGGCGGGCCATGGCTGCGGCATAGGGTAAACCTCGGCGGGTCATGCTTGTTATTGGCGACTGAGCTTAGAGGCCAATCGCGCGGCAACGCAACCATTGCCATCGGTCTTTAGCGGGGCGACACTTGCGACCCGATCAAGGAAGGAATGCGCTGTGAACCCCGTTGATATCCTGCGTTTGCTGTCATTGGCCGCCATCTGGGGAGCCAGTTTCCTGTTCATGCGCATTATCGCCCCTGTCATTGGCACAATCCCCACTGCATTTTTTCGCGTTTCCATCGCTTTTGTCGGGTTGCTGGTGATCCTGGCATTGATGCGTATCGACTGGAATTTTCGCGGCAAGCTGAAAATCGTGATGGTGCTGGGCCTGATCAACTCGGGCATTCCGGCAACGTTTTATTCGGTGGCGGCCCAGGTGCTGCCGGCCGGTTACTCGGCGATCTTCAACGCCACCACACCGTTGATGGGGGTGTTGATCGGCGGGTTGTTCTTCAGCGAAAAACTCACCATGGCCAAGGTCAGCGGCGTATTCCTGGGGCTGTTCGGCGTCGGCATCCTGACCGGTGCGGGGCCGGTGGCTTTCGACCTGCAATTGCTGATGGGCGCCCTCGCCTGCCTGCTCGCCACCACCTGCTACGGCTTCGCCGGGTTCCTCACCCGCCGCTGGCTCGACCATCAAGGCGGGCTGGACAGTCGTCTCGCGGCCCTGGGCAGCATGTTCGGCGCCACGGTATTTTTGCTGCCACTGTTTGGTTACAGCGTTATCAGCCAGCCGCCGGCCAGCTGGGGTGGCTGGAGCGTCTGGCTGTCGCTGCTGGGACTGGGCCTGGTGTGTACGGCGCTGGCGTACATTCTTTACTTCCGGTTGCTCAGCTCCATCGGTCCGGTCAAATCCATGACCGTGACCTTCCTGATCCCCCCGTTCGGCGTGCTATGGGGGGCGTTGCTGCTGGATGAGCCGTTGGGGATGGCGCACCTGTATGGCGGGGTGTTGATTGCGGCGGCGCTGTGGCTGGTATTGAAACCAGCGGCGGCAGCAAGTGCGGTGAAGGGGCCTGCAAGGTAGGGCATCGGCGCGGCGCAATAGGTCATCGCGGGCAAGCCTTGCTCCCACAGAAGCTCCCCCCACCACAACTTGCTCCCACAAAAGCTCTCCCCACCACAATAAGGTTCACTCACGAGTCGCAGGGGGACACGATTACTGCTGAGTCTCCTGCTCGGTAAACAGGTCGCTGAACAACATGCTCGACAGGTAGCGCTCGCCCGAATCCGGCAGGATCACCACGATGGTCTTGCCCTGCATTTCCGGCTTTTGCGCCAGGCGCACGGCCACAGCCATCGCCGCGCCACAGGAAATGCCGCAAAGGATGCCTTCCTCCTGCATCAAGCGCAGGGCCATGGCCTTGGACTCTTCATCAGTCACCCGTTCGACCTGATCGACGATCGACAGATCGAGGTTTTTCGGCACGAACCCGGCACCGATCCCCTGGATCTTGTGCGGGCTGGGCTTGATTTCCTCCCCCGCCATCGCCTGGGTAATCACCGGCGAAACCACAGGTTCCACCGCTACCGACAGGATCGGTTTGCCGCAGGTGTTCTTGATGTATCGCGAAACCCCGGTAATGGTCCCGCCGGTGCCAACGCCCGCGACCAGCACGTCCACAGCGCCGTCGGTGTCGTTCCAGATTTCCGGGCCGGTGGTTTTTTCATGAATGGCCGGGTTGGCCGGGTTATCGAACTGCTGCGGCATGAAGTATTTGGCGGGGTCGCTGGCCAGAATCTCGGCAGCCTTCTCGATGGCACCTTTCATACCCTTGGCCGGATCGGTGAGCACCAACTCCGCGCCCAAGGCCTTGAGGACCTTGCGTCGCTCGATGCTCATGGAAGCCGGCATGGTCAACATCAGCTTATAGCCACGGGCCGCGGCCACGAACGCCAGGCCGATACCGGTATTGCCCGAAGTGGGCTCGACAATGGTCATGCCGGACTTGAGCTTGCCCGAGCTTTCGGCGTCCCAGATCATGCTTGCGCCGATCCGGCACTTGACCGAGTAACCTGGGTTGCGCCCTTCGATCTTGGCCAGGATGGTCACGCCACGCGGGGCAATGCGATTGATCTGCACTAGTGGCGTATTGCCAATGGAATGGGCGTTGTCAGCGAATATGCGGCTCATGACTGGGTCCTTAATGCAGCGGGGATTTAGCGCTTAAAGGTATGCCTGTTGCCCATGGGCGTCCAGTTGCACCGAACGTTCCAGTTGTTACAACAGTCAATGGTTTAACAACGCTGGAGACTGACTGAGATGAAGCGTCGATACAGCTGGCCACTGTGGACTTTCGCCGCCATCGTTGCGGTGCTGGTGGCCCTGCATTTCACCTTGCCGCTCCTGGTGCGCGACTACCTGAACGACAAACTGGCCGACATGGGTGACTACCGCGGCCAGGTGGCCGATGTCGACCTGGCGCTCTGGCGCGGGGCCTACCGGATCAACGGCCTGGAGATCGTCAAGGTCGACGGCAAGGTCCCGGTGCCGTTTGTCGAGGCGCCACTGATCGACCTGTCGGTCAGCTGGCATTCGCTGTGGTACGACCATGCGGTGGTGGCCGAGGCGGAGTTCGTGCGTCCCGAGGTGAATTTCGTCGACGGCGGAGCCGACCGGCAGAACTCCCAGACGGGTCGGGGCACCAACTGGCGCGAGCAACTGAGCAAGCTGCTGCCCATTACCTTCAACGAAGTGCGGATCCGGGACGGCAAGGTGACGTTCCGCAACTTCAACTCCAAGCCGCCCGTGAACCTGCGGGCTATCGACGTCAATGCCAGCTTCTATAACCTGACCAACGTGGTCGACACCGAAGGCAAGCGCGACGCTCGCTTCGAGGGCAAAGCCCTGGTGGCCGAACATGCGCCGCTGGAGGTGCAGGCGACCTTCGACCCGTTGAGCGATTTCGAGGATTTCGACTTCCGTTTGCGCGCCAGCAACATCGAACTCAAGCGGCTCAACGATTTCGCCGCGGCCTATGGCAAATTCGATTTCAATGCCGGCCATGGCGACCTGGTGGTGGAGGCAGAAGCCGAGAACGCCCGGCTCAGCGGCTACATCAAACCGCTGTTGCGGGACGTTGACGTGTTCGACTGGCAGCAGGATGTGGAAAACGAAAAAAAGAACATCTTCCGTTCGGTCTGGGAAGCCTTGGTCGGCGCGGGCGAAACGGCCCTGAAAAACCAGCGCAAGAACCAGTTTGCCACCCGGGTGGAGCTCAGCGGCAATGTCCATCAACAGGACATCAGCGCCTTCGAAGCCTTCCTGCAGATCCTGCGCAACGGTTTCGTCCAGGCCTTCAATGCCCGGTATGAGCAGCCGCCGCCGTCGGCCGATTAGGGTGTTTGCGGCTTTTTTGTGGCAGAGAGTGCTCGCCGCGTCTTTGACGCCGCGCTGTCGCACAGGTCCTGTGGCGAGGGGATTTATCCCCGCTGGGCTGCGCAGCAGCCCCCAAACCAGGCAACTCGGTGTGCCAGGAAGATTGAGTTCATTGCTTTAGGGCTGCTCCGCAGCCCAGCGGGGATAAATCCCCTCGCCACAAGACTGAGTCAACATGTGACGCCCCATTCAGAGACTGAATACAGCGTCTGCGTTCACAGTCGGCGGGGCGCCGCGTTATAGTCAGACACGACATTTATTTCGCGCGCCCCGCCTCGTCAGGCCGGCGACACGTTCGAGGAAACTGCAGATGAAGTTCGAAGGCACCAGCGCCTACGTGGCCACCGATGACCTGAAGCTGGCCGTCAATGCCGCCATCACCCTGGAGCGTCCCTTGCTGGTCAAGGGCGAACCGGGCACCGGCAAGACCATGCTGGCCGAACAACTGGCTGAATCCTTCGGTGCGCGCCTGATTACCTGGCACATCAAGTCCACCACCAAGGCCCATCAAGGCCTGTACGAGTACGATGCGGTCAGCCGCCTGCGGGACTCGCAGTTGGGCGTGGACAAGGTTCACGACGTGCGCAACTACCTGAAGAAGGGCAAGCTCTGGGAAGCGTTCGAGTCCGAAGAGCGGGTGATTCTGCTGATCGACGAGATCGACAAGGCCGACATCGAGTTCCCTAACGACCTGCTGCAAGAACTCGACAAGATGGAGTTCTACGTCTACGAGACCGATGAAACCATCAAGGCCAAACAGCGGCCGATCATCATCATTACCTCCAACAACGAAAAGGAACTGCCGGACGCCTTCCTGCGCCGTTGCTTCTTCCACTACATCGCCTTCCCCGACCGCGTCACCCTGCAGAAAATCGTCGACGTGCATTACCCGGACATCAAGAAAGACCTGGTCAGCGAAGCGCTGGACGTGTTCTTCGACGTGCGCAAGGTGCCGGGCCTGAAGAAAAAACCTTCCACCTCCGAACTGGTGGACTGGCTCAAGCTGCTGATGGCCGACAACATCGGCGAAGCGGTGCTGCGTGAGCGTGATCCGACCAAGGCCATTCCGCCCCTGGCCGGCGCCCTGGTCAAGAACGAACAGGACGTGCAACTGCTCGAGCGCCTGGCGTTCATGAGCCGCCGTGGCACCCGCTGAACCCTCTTCGTTTCAACAAGAGCGAGGGCGATTGCCATGCTGCTTAACCTGTTCAATGAAATGCGCGCCGCCAAGGTGCCGGTGTCGGTGCGTGAACTGCTGGACCTGATCAACGCTCTGAAACAGCGGGTGATCTTCGCCG encodes the following:
- the hrpA gene encoding ATP-dependent RNA helicase HrpA, with the protein product MTDQAPAIDKLLKNLDHAMLADRNRLRRQLLELRKKPDEARLAQWVTRMQASCDQVLARKASLPVIRYDDSLPIAAKRDEIKDALLKHQVLIIAGETGSGKTTQLPKICLEIGRGQHGLIGHTQPRRIAARSVASRVAEELATPLGALVGYQVRFEDQSDANTLIKLMTDGILLAETQNDRYLERYDTIIVDEAHERSLNIDFLLGYLKTLLPRRPDLKVIITSATIDLERFSKHFDDAPIVEVSGRTFPVDTWYRPLTLEQDEEGNRVEDDLTVDQAILATLDEIAAYERSERRNPGDVLVFLPGEREIRDAAEMLRKAQLKHTEILPLYARLSPAEQQRIFQSHPGRRVVLATNVAETSLTVPGIRYVIDSGTARISRYSYRAKVQRLPIEAISQASANQRKGRCGRVEPGICVRLYSEEDFLGRPEFTDPEILRTNLAAVILQMLHLRLGEITDFPFIEPPDGKAISDGFNLLQELSAVDRNSQLTPLGRQLARLPVDPRMGRMLLEAAKLGSLQEVLIVASAMSIQDPRERPPERQQAADQAHAQWKDPDSDFAGLVNLWRGFEEQRQALTASPLRNWCRKNFLNYLRLREWRDSHRQLSLICRDMQLSLNKEPADFPKLHKAVLSGLLSQIGQKTEDGDYLGARQRRFWVHPSSGLGKKRPQWLMTAELVETTKLYARMVAKIEPDWIEPLAGHLIKKNHFEPHWEKKRGQVVAYEQITLFGLIVVGRRPVHYGPVDPVVSRELFIREALVRGEIQSRAKCLSANTQLLEQLDELEAKARRRDILADEETLFAFYDARLPAEIHQTATFDSWYRINSQKDPQLLIMREEDVLAREASEVTAAYYPDTLRVGELTLPLSYHFEPNHPRDGVTLRVPAPLLPMLPPERLEWLVPGMIEAKCIALVRNLPKALRKNFVPVPDFVKAALQRITFAEGSLPQSLGRELLRMTGARVSDEAWAQAAQQVESHLRMNLEIVDGQGKFLGEGRDLAELTARFAEASQAALAVPQTAKSQAPVEAKIFAPVAEKTQQKIAGLSMTVYPALVEEGGVVKEGRFPTPAEAEFQHRRALQRLLMQQLAESAKFLRGKLPGLTELGLLYRELGRIDSLVEDILLVSLDSCVLEGEPSLPRDGAALASLAERKRGGWTEHAERLAKLTLDILKLWHGLQKRFKGKIDLAQAVALNDIKQQLSHLVYPGFVRETPHQWLKELPRYLKAIEQRFEKLGSQVQKDRVWSGELSNLWAQYQARASKHTQEGKRDPQLELYRWWLEEYRVSLFAQQLGTKVPISDKRLSKQWGQVEA
- a CDS encoding DMT family transporter; translation: MNPVDILRLLSLAAIWGASFLFMRIIAPVIGTIPTAFFRVSIAFVGLLVILALMRIDWNFRGKLKIVMVLGLINSGIPATFYSVAAQVLPAGYSAIFNATTPLMGVLIGGLFFSEKLTMAKVSGVFLGLFGVGILTGAGPVAFDLQLLMGALACLLATTCYGFAGFLTRRWLDHQGGLDSRLAALGSMFGATVFLLPLFGYSVISQPPASWGGWSVWLSLLGLGLVCTALAYILYFRLLSSIGPVKSMTVTFLIPPFGVLWGALLLDEPLGMAHLYGGVLIAAALWLVLKPAAAASAVKGPAR
- a CDS encoding AAA family ATPase — protein: MKFEGTSAYVATDDLKLAVNAAITLERPLLVKGEPGTGKTMLAEQLAESFGARLITWHIKSTTKAHQGLYEYDAVSRLRDSQLGVDKVHDVRNYLKKGKLWEAFESEERVILLIDEIDKADIEFPNDLLQELDKMEFYVYETDETIKAKQRPIIIITSNNEKELPDAFLRRCFFHYIAFPDRVTLQKIVDVHYPDIKKDLVSEALDVFFDVRKVPGLKKKPSTSELVDWLKLLMADNIGEAVLRERDPTKAIPPLAGALVKNEQDVQLLERLAFMSRRGTR
- a CDS encoding DUF748 domain-containing protein → MKRRYSWPLWTFAAIVAVLVALHFTLPLLVRDYLNDKLADMGDYRGQVADVDLALWRGAYRINGLEIVKVDGKVPVPFVEAPLIDLSVSWHSLWYDHAVVAEAEFVRPEVNFVDGGADRQNSQTGRGTNWREQLSKLLPITFNEVRIRDGKVTFRNFNSKPPVNLRAIDVNASFYNLTNVVDTEGKRDARFEGKALVAEHAPLEVQATFDPLSDFEDFDFRLRASNIELKRLNDFAAAYGKFDFNAGHGDLVVEAEAENARLSGYIKPLLRDVDVFDWQQDVENEKKNIFRSVWEALVGAGETALKNQRKNQFATRVELSGNVHQQDISAFEAFLQILRNGFVQAFNARYEQPPPSAD
- the cysK gene encoding cysteine synthase A; protein product: MSRIFADNAHSIGNTPLVQINRIAPRGVTILAKIEGRNPGYSVKCRIGASMIWDAESSGKLKSGMTIVEPTSGNTGIGLAFVAAARGYKLMLTMPASMSIERRKVLKALGAELVLTDPAKGMKGAIEKAAEILASDPAKYFMPQQFDNPANPAIHEKTTGPEIWNDTDGAVDVLVAGVGTGGTITGVSRYIKNTCGKPILSVAVEPVVSPVITQAMAGEEIKPSPHKIQGIGAGFVPKNLDLSIVDQVERVTDEESKAMALRLMQEEGILCGISCGAAMAVAVRLAQKPEMQGKTIVVILPDSGERYLSSMLFSDLFTEQETQQ
- the aceK gene encoding bifunctional isocitrate dehydrogenase kinase/phosphatase, whose protein sequence is MPQPWPAADIARSILEGFDDYREHFRQITDGARARFEQARWQEAQEASAARINLYEEKVFETVAHLRKAFEAEALMDVSCWPLVKSAYISLIDLRFDDELSETWYNSIFCGLFSHDLISDGTMFIHTTRPSLRRARAAQTRIYKPEGQLDRMLAAIFADYRFSEDYADLPGDLQRLEAQLRENLPDWVCKDPQLTVELFSSVLYRNKGAYLVGRIYTQDDQWPLVIPLLHREGRGIQIDALITDEAQVSIIFSFTRSYFMVDVPVPAEFIGFLKRILPGKHIAELYTSIGFYKHGKSEFYRALINHLANTDDQFIMAPGVRGMVMSVFTLPGFNTVFKIIKDRFSPSKNVDRATVIEKYRLVKSVDRVGRMADTQEFADFRFPLSKFEPACLEELLDVAPSTVSVEGDTVLIRHCWTERRMTPLNLYLENANQDQVREALEDYGLAIKQLAAANIFPGDMLLKNFGVTRHGRVVFYDYDEICFLTEANFRHIPQPRTPEDEMASEPWYSIGPLDVFPEEFPPFLFADAGQRKLFDQLHGELYNADYWKSLQEAIRAGKVIDVFPYRRKDLDNE